One stretch of Arachis hypogaea cultivar Tifrunner chromosome 20, arahy.Tifrunner.gnm2.J5K5, whole genome shotgun sequence DNA includes these proteins:
- the LOC112784212 gene encoding transcription factor IIIB 60 kDa subunit isoform X1, with the protein MVYCDHCVQNVSALRTDYGSLCCGTCGKVLQDYLFSEEATFVKNSSGQSQLSGHYVRTIQSEFSASRQRTIDRAFEEIKYLSYGLGVNDDNMTVQAVAFYRIALERNFTRGRKSEQVQAACLYIAFRENNKPYLLIDFSNYLRINVYVLGAVFLQLCKVLRLEEHPIVQKPVDPSLFIYKYTNNLLKERNLVVSETALSIIASMKRDWMQTGRKPSGLCGAALYMSALANGFKCSKSDILRIVHICEATLTKRLVEFENTESASLTIEELNTMAKEHEKQPIKVPNGELNKCTSEDLLCEHKGTAVPYFALGLCETCYKDFDKLSGGLDGGLDPPAFQRAERERRVKSDSEESANRTDDMVKASNGEHGSQKEGLHASEPKSVGDNYEHTATKDGNLDESHEDDMKTKTHDDSESLSDIDDLEVDSYLHNEEEKHYKKIIWENMNREYLEEQAAKEAAAAAAKKFAEANCSEEELAAREFAKSAADAVAKSRKEMRQKRAQEAKNSGPAQSAIEATRQMLRTKRLSSKVNYDRLEKLFGDPVSTENPKKVRFDPSLDNDENTESKLEEKLKDDDAVGVEDEVEDGDMTGEYEDNMYQENGDEAYEDEYYDDGDY; encoded by the exons ATGGTGTATTGTGATCACTGTGTCCAAAATGTTAGTGCGTTGAGAACTGATTATGGTTCTTT ATGTTGTGGCACATGTGGTAAGGTGTTGCAAGATTATCTTTTTTCTGAAGAGGCCACATTTGTGAAAAATTCATCTGGACAG AGCCAATTATCTGGCCATTATGTCAGAACAATTCAAAGCGAATTCTCTGCCTCACGTCAAAGGACTATAGATAGAG CTTTTGAGGAGATCAAATACTTAAGTTATGGCCTTGGAGTGAACGATGATAACATGACCGTGCAAGCTGTGGCCTTTTATAGA ATAGCACTTGAGCGGAATTTTACCCGGGGACGTAAATCAGAGCAAGTGCAGGCTGCTTGTCTTTATATTGCATTCCG GGAAAATAATAAGCCATACCTTCTcattgatttttcaaattatttaaggATAAATGT TTATGTTCTAGGTGCAGTTTTTTTACAGCTGTGTAAAGTATTAAGGCTCGAAGAGCACCCAATTGTTCAGAAGCCTGTTGATCCCagtctttttatttataaatacacaAATA ATTTGTTAAAGGAAAGGAACTTGGTTGTCTCTGAAACCGCGCTGAGTATTATTGCTAGCATGAAACGTGACTGGATGCAG ACAGGGAGAAAGCCAAGCGGATTATGTGGTGCAGCATTATATATGTCTGCTCTTGCAAATGGTTTTAAGTGCTCTAAGTCAGACATT CTAAGAATCGTCCATATATGTGAAGCAACTTTGACTAAGCGGTTGGTAGAGTTTGAGAATACAGAGTCTGCTAGCTTGACA ATTGAGGAGTTGAATACAATGGCAAAAGAGCATGAAAAGCAGCCAATTAAAGTACCAAATGGTGAATTGAACAAATGTACTTCCGAAGATCTACTATGTGAGCACAAGGGTACTGCTGTGCCTTATTTTGCACTTGGATTGTGTGAAACATGTTACAAGGAT TTTGATAAACTCTCTGGTGGACTTGATGGTGGCTTGGATCCTCCTGCTTTCCAGCGTGCTGAGAGGGAGAGAAGGGTAAAATCAGATTCTGAGGAAAGTGCCAATAGAACAGATGAT ATGGTGAAAGCATCAAATGGTGAACATGGAAGCCAAAAAGAGGGATTACATGCCTCAGAGCCAAAAAGTGTTG GAGATAATTATGAGCACACAGCCACTAAAGATGGCAACCTTGATGAATCACATGAAGATGATATGAAGACTAAAACTCATGATGACTCAGAAAGTTTATCTGATATTGATGATCTAGAG GTTGATAGCTACCTTCACAATGAGGAGGAAAAACATTACAAGAAGATTATATGGGAAAATATGAATCGAGAATATCTTGAG GAACAAGCAGCTAAGGAAGCAGCTGCTGCAGCTGCTAAGAAATTTGCTGAGGCAAATTGTTCCGAAGAGGAGCTAGCAGCAAGAGAATTTGCGAAATCGGCTGCTGATGCTGTGGCAAAGTCCAGAAAG GAAATGAGACAAAAACGAGCTCAAGAGGCCAAAAATTCTGGTCCTGCTCAATCTGCTATAGAGGCCACCCGGCAGATGTTGAGAACAAAG AGGCTCAGCTCCAAAGTCAATTATGATCGCTTAGAAAAGCTATTTGGTGATCCT GTATCTACAGAAAATCCCAAGAAAGTACGATTTGATCCATCTTTGGACAACGATGAAAATACAGAATCCAAATTAGAGGAAAAACTAAAGGATGATGATGCAGTAGGAGTAGAAGATGAAGTTGAGGATGGTGACATGACTGGAGAATATGAAGATAATATGTATCAGGAAAATGGAGATGAGGCATATGAGGATGAATATTATGACGATGGTGATTATTGA
- the LOC112784212 gene encoding uncharacterized protein isoform X5 — MKIALERNFTRGRKSEQVQAACLYIAFRENNKPYLLIDFSNYLRINVYVLGAVFLQLCKVLRLEEHPIVQKPVDPSLFIYKYTNNLLKERNLVVSETALSIIASMKRDWMQTGRKPSGLCGAALYMSALANGFKCSKSDILRIVHICEATLTKRLVEFENTESASLTIEELNTMAKEHEKQPIKVPNGELNKCTSEDLLCEHKGTAVPYFALGLCETCYKDFDKLSGGLDGGLDPPAFQRAERERRVKSDSEESANRTDDMVKASNGEHGSQKEGLHASEPKSVGDNYEHTATKDGNLDESHEDDMKTKTHDDSESLSDIDDLEVDSYLHNEEEKHYKKIIWENMNREYLEEQAAKEAAAAAAKKFAEANCSEEELAAREFAKSAADAVAKSRKEMRQKRAQEAKNSGPAQSAIEATRQMLRTKRLSSKVNYDRLEKLFGDPVSTENPKKVRFDPSLDNDENTESKLEEKLKDDDAVGVEDEVEDGDMTGEYEDNMYQENGDEAYEDEYYDDGDY; from the exons A TGAAGATAGCACTTGAGCGGAATTTTACCCGGGGACGTAAATCAGAGCAAGTGCAGGCTGCTTGTCTTTATATTGCATTCCG GGAAAATAATAAGCCATACCTTCTcattgatttttcaaattatttaaggATAAATGT TTATGTTCTAGGTGCAGTTTTTTTACAGCTGTGTAAAGTATTAAGGCTCGAAGAGCACCCAATTGTTCAGAAGCCTGTTGATCCCagtctttttatttataaatacacaAATA ATTTGTTAAAGGAAAGGAACTTGGTTGTCTCTGAAACCGCGCTGAGTATTATTGCTAGCATGAAACGTGACTGGATGCAG ACAGGGAGAAAGCCAAGCGGATTATGTGGTGCAGCATTATATATGTCTGCTCTTGCAAATGGTTTTAAGTGCTCTAAGTCAGACATT CTAAGAATCGTCCATATATGTGAAGCAACTTTGACTAAGCGGTTGGTAGAGTTTGAGAATACAGAGTCTGCTAGCTTGACA ATTGAGGAGTTGAATACAATGGCAAAAGAGCATGAAAAGCAGCCAATTAAAGTACCAAATGGTGAATTGAACAAATGTACTTCCGAAGATCTACTATGTGAGCACAAGGGTACTGCTGTGCCTTATTTTGCACTTGGATTGTGTGAAACATGTTACAAGGAT TTTGATAAACTCTCTGGTGGACTTGATGGTGGCTTGGATCCTCCTGCTTTCCAGCGTGCTGAGAGGGAGAGAAGGGTAAAATCAGATTCTGAGGAAAGTGCCAATAGAACAGATGAT ATGGTGAAAGCATCAAATGGTGAACATGGAAGCCAAAAAGAGGGATTACATGCCTCAGAGCCAAAAAGTGTTG GAGATAATTATGAGCACACAGCCACTAAAGATGGCAACCTTGATGAATCACATGAAGATGATATGAAGACTAAAACTCATGATGACTCAGAAAGTTTATCTGATATTGATGATCTAGAG GTTGATAGCTACCTTCACAATGAGGAGGAAAAACATTACAAGAAGATTATATGGGAAAATATGAATCGAGAATATCTTGAG GAACAAGCAGCTAAGGAAGCAGCTGCTGCAGCTGCTAAGAAATTTGCTGAGGCAAATTGTTCCGAAGAGGAGCTAGCAGCAAGAGAATTTGCGAAATCGGCTGCTGATGCTGTGGCAAAGTCCAGAAAG GAAATGAGACAAAAACGAGCTCAAGAGGCCAAAAATTCTGGTCCTGCTCAATCTGCTATAGAGGCCACCCGGCAGATGTTGAGAACAAAG AGGCTCAGCTCCAAAGTCAATTATGATCGCTTAGAAAAGCTATTTGGTGATCCT GTATCTACAGAAAATCCCAAGAAAGTACGATTTGATCCATCTTTGGACAACGATGAAAATACAGAATCCAAATTAGAGGAAAAACTAAAGGATGATGATGCAGTAGGAGTAGAAGATGAAGTTGAGGATGGTGACATGACTGGAGAATATGAAGATAATATGTATCAGGAAAATGGAGATGAGGCATATGAGGATGAATATTATGACGATGGTGATTATTGA
- the LOC112784212 gene encoding uncharacterized protein isoform X7: MKIALERNFTRGRKSEQVQAACLYIAFRYVLGAVFLQLCKVLRLEEHPIVQKPVDPSLFIYKYTNNLLKERNLVVSETALSIIASMKRDWMQTGRKPSGLCGAALYMSALANGFKCSKSDILRIVHICEATLTKRLVEFENTESASLTIEELNTMAKEHEKQPIKVPNGELNKCTSEDLLCEHKGTAVPYFALGLCETCYKDFDKLSGGLDGGLDPPAFQRAERERRVKSDSEESANRTDDMVKASNGEHGSQKEGLHASEPKSVGDNYEHTATKDGNLDESHEDDMKTKTHDDSESLSDIDDLEVDSYLHNEEEKHYKKIIWENMNREYLEEQAAKEAAAAAAKKFAEANCSEEELAAREFAKSAADAVAKSRKEMRQKRAQEAKNSGPAQSAIEATRQMLRTKRLSSKVNYDRLEKLFGDPVSTENPKKVRFDPSLDNDENTESKLEEKLKDDDAVGVEDEVEDGDMTGEYEDNMYQENGDEAYEDEYYDDGDY; the protein is encoded by the exons A TGAAGATAGCACTTGAGCGGAATTTTACCCGGGGACGTAAATCAGAGCAAGTGCAGGCTGCTTGTCTTTATATTGCATTCCG TTATGTTCTAGGTGCAGTTTTTTTACAGCTGTGTAAAGTATTAAGGCTCGAAGAGCACCCAATTGTTCAGAAGCCTGTTGATCCCagtctttttatttataaatacacaAATA ATTTGTTAAAGGAAAGGAACTTGGTTGTCTCTGAAACCGCGCTGAGTATTATTGCTAGCATGAAACGTGACTGGATGCAG ACAGGGAGAAAGCCAAGCGGATTATGTGGTGCAGCATTATATATGTCTGCTCTTGCAAATGGTTTTAAGTGCTCTAAGTCAGACATT CTAAGAATCGTCCATATATGTGAAGCAACTTTGACTAAGCGGTTGGTAGAGTTTGAGAATACAGAGTCTGCTAGCTTGACA ATTGAGGAGTTGAATACAATGGCAAAAGAGCATGAAAAGCAGCCAATTAAAGTACCAAATGGTGAATTGAACAAATGTACTTCCGAAGATCTACTATGTGAGCACAAGGGTACTGCTGTGCCTTATTTTGCACTTGGATTGTGTGAAACATGTTACAAGGAT TTTGATAAACTCTCTGGTGGACTTGATGGTGGCTTGGATCCTCCTGCTTTCCAGCGTGCTGAGAGGGAGAGAAGGGTAAAATCAGATTCTGAGGAAAGTGCCAATAGAACAGATGAT ATGGTGAAAGCATCAAATGGTGAACATGGAAGCCAAAAAGAGGGATTACATGCCTCAGAGCCAAAAAGTGTTG GAGATAATTATGAGCACACAGCCACTAAAGATGGCAACCTTGATGAATCACATGAAGATGATATGAAGACTAAAACTCATGATGACTCAGAAAGTTTATCTGATATTGATGATCTAGAG GTTGATAGCTACCTTCACAATGAGGAGGAAAAACATTACAAGAAGATTATATGGGAAAATATGAATCGAGAATATCTTGAG GAACAAGCAGCTAAGGAAGCAGCTGCTGCAGCTGCTAAGAAATTTGCTGAGGCAAATTGTTCCGAAGAGGAGCTAGCAGCAAGAGAATTTGCGAAATCGGCTGCTGATGCTGTGGCAAAGTCCAGAAAG GAAATGAGACAAAAACGAGCTCAAGAGGCCAAAAATTCTGGTCCTGCTCAATCTGCTATAGAGGCCACCCGGCAGATGTTGAGAACAAAG AGGCTCAGCTCCAAAGTCAATTATGATCGCTTAGAAAAGCTATTTGGTGATCCT GTATCTACAGAAAATCCCAAGAAAGTACGATTTGATCCATCTTTGGACAACGATGAAAATACAGAATCCAAATTAGAGGAAAAACTAAAGGATGATGATGCAGTAGGAGTAGAAGATGAAGTTGAGGATGGTGACATGACTGGAGAATATGAAGATAATATGTATCAGGAAAATGGAGATGAGGCATATGAGGATGAATATTATGACGATGGTGATTATTGA
- the LOC112784212 gene encoding transcription factor IIIB 60 kDa subunit isoform X4 has protein sequence MTVQAVAFYRIALERNFTRGRKSEQVQAACLYIAFRENNKPYLLIDFSNYLRINVYVLGAVFLQLCKVLRLEEHPIVQKPVDPSLFIYKYTNNLLKERNLVVSETALSIIASMKRDWMQTGRKPSGLCGAALYMSALANGFKCSKSDILRIVHICEATLTKRLVEFENTESASLTIEELNTMAKEHEKQPIKVPNGELNKCTSEDLLCEHKGTAVPYFALGLCETCYKDFDKLSGGLDGGLDPPAFQRAERERRVKSDSEESANRTDDMVKASNGEHGSQKEGLHASEPKSVGDNYEHTATKDGNLDESHEDDMKTKTHDDSESLSDIDDLEVDSYLHNEEEKHYKKIIWENMNREYLEEQAAKEAAAAAAKKFAEANCSEEELAAREFAKSAADAVAKSRKEMRQKRAQEAKNSGPAQSAIEATRQMLRTKRLSSKVNYDRLEKLFGDPVSTENPKKVRFDPSLDNDENTESKLEEKLKDDDAVGVEDEVEDGDMTGEYEDNMYQENGDEAYEDEYYDDGDY, from the exons ATGACCGTGCAAGCTGTGGCCTTTTATAGA ATAGCACTTGAGCGGAATTTTACCCGGGGACGTAAATCAGAGCAAGTGCAGGCTGCTTGTCTTTATATTGCATTCCG GGAAAATAATAAGCCATACCTTCTcattgatttttcaaattatttaaggATAAATGT TTATGTTCTAGGTGCAGTTTTTTTACAGCTGTGTAAAGTATTAAGGCTCGAAGAGCACCCAATTGTTCAGAAGCCTGTTGATCCCagtctttttatttataaatacacaAATA ATTTGTTAAAGGAAAGGAACTTGGTTGTCTCTGAAACCGCGCTGAGTATTATTGCTAGCATGAAACGTGACTGGATGCAG ACAGGGAGAAAGCCAAGCGGATTATGTGGTGCAGCATTATATATGTCTGCTCTTGCAAATGGTTTTAAGTGCTCTAAGTCAGACATT CTAAGAATCGTCCATATATGTGAAGCAACTTTGACTAAGCGGTTGGTAGAGTTTGAGAATACAGAGTCTGCTAGCTTGACA ATTGAGGAGTTGAATACAATGGCAAAAGAGCATGAAAAGCAGCCAATTAAAGTACCAAATGGTGAATTGAACAAATGTACTTCCGAAGATCTACTATGTGAGCACAAGGGTACTGCTGTGCCTTATTTTGCACTTGGATTGTGTGAAACATGTTACAAGGAT TTTGATAAACTCTCTGGTGGACTTGATGGTGGCTTGGATCCTCCTGCTTTCCAGCGTGCTGAGAGGGAGAGAAGGGTAAAATCAGATTCTGAGGAAAGTGCCAATAGAACAGATGAT ATGGTGAAAGCATCAAATGGTGAACATGGAAGCCAAAAAGAGGGATTACATGCCTCAGAGCCAAAAAGTGTTG GAGATAATTATGAGCACACAGCCACTAAAGATGGCAACCTTGATGAATCACATGAAGATGATATGAAGACTAAAACTCATGATGACTCAGAAAGTTTATCTGATATTGATGATCTAGAG GTTGATAGCTACCTTCACAATGAGGAGGAAAAACATTACAAGAAGATTATATGGGAAAATATGAATCGAGAATATCTTGAG GAACAAGCAGCTAAGGAAGCAGCTGCTGCAGCTGCTAAGAAATTTGCTGAGGCAAATTGTTCCGAAGAGGAGCTAGCAGCAAGAGAATTTGCGAAATCGGCTGCTGATGCTGTGGCAAAGTCCAGAAAG GAAATGAGACAAAAACGAGCTCAAGAGGCCAAAAATTCTGGTCCTGCTCAATCTGCTATAGAGGCCACCCGGCAGATGTTGAGAACAAAG AGGCTCAGCTCCAAAGTCAATTATGATCGCTTAGAAAAGCTATTTGGTGATCCT GTATCTACAGAAAATCCCAAGAAAGTACGATTTGATCCATCTTTGGACAACGATGAAAATACAGAATCCAAATTAGAGGAAAAACTAAAGGATGATGATGCAGTAGGAGTAGAAGATGAAGTTGAGGATGGTGACATGACTGGAGAATATGAAGATAATATGTATCAGGAAAATGGAGATGAGGCATATGAGGATGAATATTATGACGATGGTGATTATTGA
- the LOC112784212 gene encoding transcription factor IIIB 60 kDa subunit isoform X3: protein MVYCDHCVQNVSALRTDYGSLCCGTCGKVLQDYLFSEEATFVKNSSGQSQLSGHYVRTIQSEFSASRQRTIDRAFEEIKYLSYGLGVNDDNMTVQAVAFYRIALERNFTRGRKSEQVQAACLYIAFRENNKPYLLIDFSNYLRINVYVLGAVFLQLCKVLRLEEHPIVQKPVDPSLFIYKYTNNLLKERNLVVSETALSIIASMKRDWMQTGRKPSGLCGAALYMSALANGFKCSKSDIIEELNTMAKEHEKQPIKVPNGELNKCTSEDLLCEHKGTAVPYFALGLCETCYKDFDKLSGGLDGGLDPPAFQRAERERRVKSDSEESANRTDDMVKASNGEHGSQKEGLHASEPKSVGDNYEHTATKDGNLDESHEDDMKTKTHDDSESLSDIDDLEVDSYLHNEEEKHYKKIIWENMNREYLEEQAAKEAAAAAAKKFAEANCSEEELAAREFAKSAADAVAKSRKEMRQKRAQEAKNSGPAQSAIEATRQMLRTKRLSSKVNYDRLEKLFGDPVSTENPKKVRFDPSLDNDENTESKLEEKLKDDDAVGVEDEVEDGDMTGEYEDNMYQENGDEAYEDEYYDDGDY from the exons ATGGTGTATTGTGATCACTGTGTCCAAAATGTTAGTGCGTTGAGAACTGATTATGGTTCTTT ATGTTGTGGCACATGTGGTAAGGTGTTGCAAGATTATCTTTTTTCTGAAGAGGCCACATTTGTGAAAAATTCATCTGGACAG AGCCAATTATCTGGCCATTATGTCAGAACAATTCAAAGCGAATTCTCTGCCTCACGTCAAAGGACTATAGATAGAG CTTTTGAGGAGATCAAATACTTAAGTTATGGCCTTGGAGTGAACGATGATAACATGACCGTGCAAGCTGTGGCCTTTTATAGA ATAGCACTTGAGCGGAATTTTACCCGGGGACGTAAATCAGAGCAAGTGCAGGCTGCTTGTCTTTATATTGCATTCCG GGAAAATAATAAGCCATACCTTCTcattgatttttcaaattatttaaggATAAATGT TTATGTTCTAGGTGCAGTTTTTTTACAGCTGTGTAAAGTATTAAGGCTCGAAGAGCACCCAATTGTTCAGAAGCCTGTTGATCCCagtctttttatttataaatacacaAATA ATTTGTTAAAGGAAAGGAACTTGGTTGTCTCTGAAACCGCGCTGAGTATTATTGCTAGCATGAAACGTGACTGGATGCAG ACAGGGAGAAAGCCAAGCGGATTATGTGGTGCAGCATTATATATGTCTGCTCTTGCAAATGGTTTTAAGTGCTCTAAGTCAGACATT ATTGAGGAGTTGAATACAATGGCAAAAGAGCATGAAAAGCAGCCAATTAAAGTACCAAATGGTGAATTGAACAAATGTACTTCCGAAGATCTACTATGTGAGCACAAGGGTACTGCTGTGCCTTATTTTGCACTTGGATTGTGTGAAACATGTTACAAGGAT TTTGATAAACTCTCTGGTGGACTTGATGGTGGCTTGGATCCTCCTGCTTTCCAGCGTGCTGAGAGGGAGAGAAGGGTAAAATCAGATTCTGAGGAAAGTGCCAATAGAACAGATGAT ATGGTGAAAGCATCAAATGGTGAACATGGAAGCCAAAAAGAGGGATTACATGCCTCAGAGCCAAAAAGTGTTG GAGATAATTATGAGCACACAGCCACTAAAGATGGCAACCTTGATGAATCACATGAAGATGATATGAAGACTAAAACTCATGATGACTCAGAAAGTTTATCTGATATTGATGATCTAGAG GTTGATAGCTACCTTCACAATGAGGAGGAAAAACATTACAAGAAGATTATATGGGAAAATATGAATCGAGAATATCTTGAG GAACAAGCAGCTAAGGAAGCAGCTGCTGCAGCTGCTAAGAAATTTGCTGAGGCAAATTGTTCCGAAGAGGAGCTAGCAGCAAGAGAATTTGCGAAATCGGCTGCTGATGCTGTGGCAAAGTCCAGAAAG GAAATGAGACAAAAACGAGCTCAAGAGGCCAAAAATTCTGGTCCTGCTCAATCTGCTATAGAGGCCACCCGGCAGATGTTGAGAACAAAG AGGCTCAGCTCCAAAGTCAATTATGATCGCTTAGAAAAGCTATTTGGTGATCCT GTATCTACAGAAAATCCCAAGAAAGTACGATTTGATCCATCTTTGGACAACGATGAAAATACAGAATCCAAATTAGAGGAAAAACTAAAGGATGATGATGCAGTAGGAGTAGAAGATGAAGTTGAGGATGGTGACATGACTGGAGAATATGAAGATAATATGTATCAGGAAAATGGAGATGAGGCATATGAGGATGAATATTATGACGATGGTGATTATTGA
- the LOC112784212 gene encoding transcription factor IIIB 60 kDa subunit isoform X2 yields the protein MVYCDHCVQNVSALRTDYGSLCCGTCGKVLQDYLFSEEATFVKNSSGQSQLSGHYVRTIQSEFSASRQRTIDRAFEEIKYLSYGLGVNDDNMTVQAVAFYRIALERNFTRGRKSEQVQAACLYIAFRYVLGAVFLQLCKVLRLEEHPIVQKPVDPSLFIYKYTNNLLKERNLVVSETALSIIASMKRDWMQTGRKPSGLCGAALYMSALANGFKCSKSDILRIVHICEATLTKRLVEFENTESASLTIEELNTMAKEHEKQPIKVPNGELNKCTSEDLLCEHKGTAVPYFALGLCETCYKDFDKLSGGLDGGLDPPAFQRAERERRVKSDSEESANRTDDMVKASNGEHGSQKEGLHASEPKSVGDNYEHTATKDGNLDESHEDDMKTKTHDDSESLSDIDDLEVDSYLHNEEEKHYKKIIWENMNREYLEEQAAKEAAAAAAKKFAEANCSEEELAAREFAKSAADAVAKSRKEMRQKRAQEAKNSGPAQSAIEATRQMLRTKRLSSKVNYDRLEKLFGDPVSTENPKKVRFDPSLDNDENTESKLEEKLKDDDAVGVEDEVEDGDMTGEYEDNMYQENGDEAYEDEYYDDGDY from the exons ATGGTGTATTGTGATCACTGTGTCCAAAATGTTAGTGCGTTGAGAACTGATTATGGTTCTTT ATGTTGTGGCACATGTGGTAAGGTGTTGCAAGATTATCTTTTTTCTGAAGAGGCCACATTTGTGAAAAATTCATCTGGACAG AGCCAATTATCTGGCCATTATGTCAGAACAATTCAAAGCGAATTCTCTGCCTCACGTCAAAGGACTATAGATAGAG CTTTTGAGGAGATCAAATACTTAAGTTATGGCCTTGGAGTGAACGATGATAACATGACCGTGCAAGCTGTGGCCTTTTATAGA ATAGCACTTGAGCGGAATTTTACCCGGGGACGTAAATCAGAGCAAGTGCAGGCTGCTTGTCTTTATATTGCATTCCG TTATGTTCTAGGTGCAGTTTTTTTACAGCTGTGTAAAGTATTAAGGCTCGAAGAGCACCCAATTGTTCAGAAGCCTGTTGATCCCagtctttttatttataaatacacaAATA ATTTGTTAAAGGAAAGGAACTTGGTTGTCTCTGAAACCGCGCTGAGTATTATTGCTAGCATGAAACGTGACTGGATGCAG ACAGGGAGAAAGCCAAGCGGATTATGTGGTGCAGCATTATATATGTCTGCTCTTGCAAATGGTTTTAAGTGCTCTAAGTCAGACATT CTAAGAATCGTCCATATATGTGAAGCAACTTTGACTAAGCGGTTGGTAGAGTTTGAGAATACAGAGTCTGCTAGCTTGACA ATTGAGGAGTTGAATACAATGGCAAAAGAGCATGAAAAGCAGCCAATTAAAGTACCAAATGGTGAATTGAACAAATGTACTTCCGAAGATCTACTATGTGAGCACAAGGGTACTGCTGTGCCTTATTTTGCACTTGGATTGTGTGAAACATGTTACAAGGAT TTTGATAAACTCTCTGGTGGACTTGATGGTGGCTTGGATCCTCCTGCTTTCCAGCGTGCTGAGAGGGAGAGAAGGGTAAAATCAGATTCTGAGGAAAGTGCCAATAGAACAGATGAT ATGGTGAAAGCATCAAATGGTGAACATGGAAGCCAAAAAGAGGGATTACATGCCTCAGAGCCAAAAAGTGTTG GAGATAATTATGAGCACACAGCCACTAAAGATGGCAACCTTGATGAATCACATGAAGATGATATGAAGACTAAAACTCATGATGACTCAGAAAGTTTATCTGATATTGATGATCTAGAG GTTGATAGCTACCTTCACAATGAGGAGGAAAAACATTACAAGAAGATTATATGGGAAAATATGAATCGAGAATATCTTGAG GAACAAGCAGCTAAGGAAGCAGCTGCTGCAGCTGCTAAGAAATTTGCTGAGGCAAATTGTTCCGAAGAGGAGCTAGCAGCAAGAGAATTTGCGAAATCGGCTGCTGATGCTGTGGCAAAGTCCAGAAAG GAAATGAGACAAAAACGAGCTCAAGAGGCCAAAAATTCTGGTCCTGCTCAATCTGCTATAGAGGCCACCCGGCAGATGTTGAGAACAAAG AGGCTCAGCTCCAAAGTCAATTATGATCGCTTAGAAAAGCTATTTGGTGATCCT GTATCTACAGAAAATCCCAAGAAAGTACGATTTGATCCATCTTTGGACAACGATGAAAATACAGAATCCAAATTAGAGGAAAAACTAAAGGATGATGATGCAGTAGGAGTAGAAGATGAAGTTGAGGATGGTGACATGACTGGAGAATATGAAGATAATATGTATCAGGAAAATGGAGATGAGGCATATGAGGATGAATATTATGACGATGGTGATTATTGA